GGAAGCTAGATCTTCGGCCCCGAGACTGCCAGCGAACAAAGCAGAGCCAACAGGGCCCTGCGCCCAGGTCCCCAGGCCAAGCGCTCCACGCCATGCTCGCCGCCGCCTGCCCCGCGCGCCCCCGAACCTCGGCCAGCAGCTCGGCTGTGCAGCTCCCGGACCAAGCAGCTGCTGCGTCGGCGCGGGGAGGGAAAAGcagagactttcttttctttctttctttttttttttttttttttttttttaagttctgctTCCGAGCTCCGGGGCGGGAGAGGCCACCGACTGGAGCCCCTCTCCATGCCCGCGGAGACAGTGGCGGGGCTAGCAAAAGCAACTCGGCCACGCTCTAGGGTGCGCGGCAGGCGGCAGTCTTCTCCCGGCTTGGAGCTTCTGATCCGACACCCAGCAGTGACTTCCCCAGAGCTCTCTTTTTAGGGAATTTCTTCACAAGATTCCACCCTTTGTCCAACTAGCGCGGAATAAAGCAGAACTCTCATCCATAGAGTCGCTGGAGAAAGCGAGTAACGAGCCGGCAGTCattacccccccacccccccgagcGGACGTCTCAAATCAGCCTCAATCCGTAGCTAAAGGACAGAGGTTTGAGACCCTCCGCCACACTAAACCTCTTCCTTCGCGATACTAGGCAATACCCCTTCCTTTTAATCTACAAACTCTCTGGCCACCCCCTCTCTTCGCCGCAGCCAGCCAGGAAGGCATGAAAAACAAACCCAGAGCTGACAGTTCCTGACACTCTTCCCTACCAAAGAAAGCTACGCGAGGGTGCTCAACGCAAACACGGCCCAGTCCCTAGCAGGCAACCCTAGGATTCATAAACTTTCACTGCAGAGTCGCCAGGGCCGGGGCGCCGCCCCACGGACCTCGGCCGGATAGCTAGAGACTCCTCTGGGATGCCTGCGGGGCGGAGGATGAAGAAAGGGGCGAAGGATGAGGTTTCCCGGGGTCGTCCCAACCTGAGCAAGCACGCCGCGTACCTTTCCTTGGCCTCGGCGGCCCGGTCTCTTTGCCTCCGGTTCTTAAACCAGTTGCTGACCTGGGTGGTGGTGAGGCCAGTGGCCTCGGCCAGCTCCCGTTTCTCCCGCGGCGAGGGGTAGGGGTTGTGCGCGTACCACTCCCGCAGCACGCCTCGTGACTTCTCCTTGAAGCAGTAGCTAGTCTCCTCGCCATCCCAGATAGTTCGCGGCAGTGGGAATTTTCGGCGCACCCGATATTTGCCCACGGCACCCAGGGGTCGGCCGCGAAGTTTCTCGGCCTCCACATAGTGAGCTTTTCAGCCATAGCTGCTGCAGTTTTGGGGTGGTTATGAGGCGAGAACTGGTGGCTCTCCAGGATCTTGTATAGCTCACGGAAGTTGCCGCGGTGGAAGGCGACCACCGCCTTGGCCTTGAGCACGCTCTCGTTCTTGTGCAGGTGATCGCAGGCAGGCAGTGACCACAAGAACCTGCCCAAGCGTTCCAGGTTTCCGCCTTGCTGCAAAACCTCGCACACGCAAGCCACTTGCTCTTGCGTAAAACCAAACGACGGCAGCATCGACATGGCTGGCGCTGCCGGGGCGCACGGGCCCGGGCGCACGCGGCAGTGAGAGGAATTGAGAAATCGGGAGGGGGGGCGGCTGCCGAGGGGAGGGGGGCGCGGCTGCTCCTAACCCCCTCCCTAGACTTGGCAAAGGCGAAAAGACCAGTCGGACCTCGGCGGGTGGGAgccaaagggaaaagaagagaagaagtagTAGGGGCGAGCTGGACTCCAAGTGGCTGGCGTACTCTGCAGCCTTCCGGGCTTCGATGGCTCCCGCCTGCCGCCGGGTGGATGCTGCTAGTTGCCGGGGaacttggtttctgtttctgcgCGCTGCAGCCTTAAAGCGCGCAGCGTCCCCGGCACGCTGATTGGCTGCGGGCGGCGCCTATCCGAAGCTGGCCAGCCTGCGCGCCGCCCGGCCGGCTGCAAAACCGCGCCGCCTCGCCGCCCTGCGTGGGGAGGGCGAAGCTGCGGAgccggggtgggggtaggggtgggggagatagggagaggtgggaggagaaggaCCCGGAGAGGTGGGAAGTGATGTGGGGtcgggaggagggaaaagggtgCTGAAAAGGGTGGTGAGCAAGTCAGGACCTTGCAGAGCGGCGCCCTCTTTAGTGTCACCTAAGGGAAGCCTCGCACGTTTCTGCACAAATCAATGGCTGCAGACGTTCTAATGACCCTCTTCGCCATAGCCCTATCCCTGTCCCTTGCAGTCTTGGCTTTTCCCGGTGAGCTCATATTTAATTACCTTAATGTTGAGATGAATAAATAATAGATTGATGAATAGCTTATGGAACGCGATAAATAATACAAGAGCAGACTAGGACTCGGGTGCGGCAGGCACTCAGAGAATGTCTTCTCCCAGGTTTAGTTAGCTTCAGCTTCAAGAgccacacctcccccccccccccccctcctccgcCGCCCATTTTCCCTAACCCCCAACACCTCTCAAAGGTCGCACGTACTCTGATCTGGGCAACATTCCCCTCATTCTCAAAGTGCCTCTAGAAGTGGGACCAGAAGGTTTGACCCTGGCACAGTAGCCAATAGAGACACCAGGGCTTCATTTGCGATTTAGCATCTGACGTCGACAGGTTTctggactcagtttccccacttgCACGGTTGCGTTTTTCAACGCAACTTCTGCTACCAATGAACTCAGAAAAGCTTTACTtgccattagaaaaaaaaaatgttttgggaaCCTCGTGCAAAAGGCGCGGAATGGggtgtaaattaaataaaactgtgCCCAGCTCCAATAACCACCCTGCTGTAACACAATCCTTGCCCGGCTCTGAGAGGGACACTGCCCTCAAAGCTCAAAGCTCAAAGCCACAGTGGCTCCAAGAAGattaaataaagtgtgtgtgtgtgtgtgtgtgtgtgtgtgtgtgtgtgtgttttgccacGCTGGCCTATTTTGCTGCCAGAGAATGAGAGATGTCCTGCAGTTTCAGTCCCATCATCTGCTATTTTGTTCCTGTGTGGAGAATGCTTAGTAAAACTGCACAAACAAATGAAGCCGTAATTATCTTAAGCCTCATTTGCACACCTTGTTCCAAAGCaattattaaaaaagattttgaaaacaaTTAGCCTCTCTAAACAAAGATAATCTGTTGTCAGTAGCCAGGACTGGCAGGAGATAAGAACATTGTGTGGAGATAAGGGAAGCCAAATGGGGGGAAGAGAGTGACTTTATGACTATACTTATCTCTGATTAGATAAgttcaaaacagaattttaagTACTCTTCAAAAATGCTTTTGATTTCAGTGTGCCCTCTTAAAGAACGGCAGGGAGCAAACACGGGGCTCTTTAAACTTGCTTGTCTTCTCTCAGTGTTTTGATTCCATCAGCCAAAGAAGCTTTTGCATTCTGAGCTCTAAGTGAAGGAAGGGTTTCCCTTTGTATTATttatatggttttaaaataatGCACCCAGTCCAGTGCACCCTGCAACATGAATTTCACACTCGTAAAGGGTTCCCACCTCaaggatgcccccccccccccgcaagagaTCACAAGGAGACAGAAAGCCCCTGCTCTGATGAACTCTCACACAATGCTTTCTGCCTCCTTAAACCTCTGTCTATCCCATGCAATTAAACCTTGGATGCAGATGCTGATACATTACATTtaggcttgggttttttttttttttttaatgcatttaatgGTGTGTATTATTTCAAAAGAGTCTCTGCCACATGGTGTGCCCAATGACTTACTTTCTAAACTGGAAGCCTGGCACTGCTGAGCCCAAGGCTGTGTGCCTGGTAATTTTCCCTCCCTGTCTTATTTTAGTGCTCATGACAGTTTCAGATGAAGTCTTAGGGAGCTGCAGTGTCCTGCCAGGAGGAATGTCTCTGCTTGGAACAGTCCTTATTGACATGGCAGCTGTGTGAGGAGCAGAGTGGGGACTTATATGGGCTCTCAAAATCAGTACCCTAAAGTCTGGAACAAGTGTGCACAATTAAAATGGGAGGAGGGGTATAAGCAGAGTCACACTTCTTAAAAGACAAACGGTACGTTGAGTACTGCGTGCCCTTTGTAGTCACCTGTCTGTGTAGTGAAGGGAAAGTGTAGTTTGAAGATAAGCACAGGTATGTCTACGTCTACAGAGGACTGCAGGAGAGCGGTGGCAGTGTGTGACCAGCATTTTCCGCCACCCTCCAGACCCCTCTTCTTTTTATCTCTGTTCAAAAGAAATCAGAACTACACCAGACACTGGTGACAAGTGGAAAGAGGAGTGACAAATGGGAAGAGATGTGGCATAGTTCCTGTGATAACTGGCAGCGAAGTGAAGgacaaaaaagttttttttttctcagagacacggggcggggggtggtgggtgggggagggggcgggagcgGGACAAGGAGAAAGGGCCTGGACGCACCAGCCTCCCCCCCCTCCCGTTTAATCCAATAGATCACTTAACTAAAAAGGAAAAGTGCTCTGCGTTTTGTACCGAAGAGCCTACCTACTATTTGGATCCCTCAGTTAAGGGAACCAATTGTTATAAATGATAATTATTGGCTTGGATATATAAGGTTTCCCAAAATGGAACCTTTCACTGAAAACCACTAAAAGAGGTAAAATGACATGAATTTACAAACCACATAAACCAAATGATCCATTTTAAATCGCGCACAGAAAGGTTTGAGCTGTTCTGTAATATAAAACCTTTGCTGTCAATGCAAATCTCATGAAAAGCAGAGATGCTTCGGGAATTTAAAGGAAACCCAACAACTCTAGCCCGCTCGGGCTTAGTAGGTTGAAGCTGGGAGAAAGACTCTCGAAGTCGGGTTTCCGCTCCCGGTACCTCTGCAGTGCAGGTTGTGGCCAGGGACACTTAAGCACGGACCGGAAAGGCCAAGGAGAAAACGTTAGGAGCTTCTGGGCTGACGTAGGCCTCTTACCAAAACCCTGTATCTGAGacctacttgtttttgttttcctcccctgGCTTGAAGCAAGATGGTTCGAGGATCTCAGTCGGGTTTCTTGGAGTTCCTTTACCATCAAGAAGGAGTAGGAGCGCCCACCCTACCTACAGATTAGGAAATCAAGGGCGTCTTCAATAAACTAGTCATCTCTGTGTGGCAATGCGGAAGACTCGGATCTTTTCCCTCCGCTTTGACGGAAGTTGCTCGTGCCCAAGGTCTTTGGGAACCGGTTCAGGTCCTGGGCGACGCTGGGGAGCTGCCGCCCACCTGCCCAGTGCAGAACGCCGATGCCTGCGAGGACTGAATAGGCCGAGGGATCAGGAAGGGAGATTTGCGGACCCAGAGAGGAGAAACTCAAAACCAGTCCATTAGTAAATGAGTTTTGTGTTGTCAAGGTTCTTTCCCATCCACTTGCTGTTCTGAAAAATAGATCACGTTTCGTTATCTTTAGTGGGAATCTGCAACGCGACACCGGATCCGAGcggcccccgccccctccctcccacccgtCCTCTCTGCCTGGTCCTGCCTCGCTGAAGGGAGCCGTCCGGCCTCCTGGCCTCCTCGGCTTATTTCTAAACAATGAGGATTTGTCTGTAGccttaatatatttatgtatgggAGTAAGGGGTGGTAGTGGCTTTCTCCTGGAAGCGGGGGAGCGTGGGGACAGAGCTCCTACTTCCGTGGTGCGAAAAG
This window of the Acomys russatus chromosome 1, mAcoRus1.1, whole genome shotgun sequence genome carries:
- the LOC127190433 gene encoding LOW QUALITY PROTEIN: homeobox protein SIX1-like (The sequence of the model RefSeq protein was modified relative to this genomic sequence to represent the inferred CDS: deleted 2 bases in 2 codons); the protein is MSMLPSFGFTQEQVACVCEVLQQGGNLERLGRFLWSLPACDHLHKNESVLKAKAVVAFHRGNFRELYKILESHQFSPHNHPKLQQLWLKAHYVEAEKLRGRPLGAVGKYRVRRKFPLPRTIWDGEETSYCFKEKSRGVLREWYAHNPYPSPREKRELAEATGLTTTQVSNWFKNRRQRDRAAEAKERENTENNNSSSNKQNQLSPLEGGKPLMSSSEEEFSPPQSPDQNSVLLLQSNMGHARSSNYSLPGLTASQPSHGLQAHQHQLQDSLLGPLTSSLVDLGS